In the genome of Molothrus aeneus isolate 106 chromosome 5, BPBGC_Maene_1.0, whole genome shotgun sequence, one region contains:
- the HMOX1 gene encoding heme oxygenase 1 isoform X2 translates to METSQSHNSERMSTDLSELLKEATKEVHEQAENTPFMRNFQKGQVSLQEFKLVTASLYFIYSALEEEIERNKNNPVYAPLYFPAELHRKAALEEDLKYFYGRNWREEIPCPEATQKYVERLHYIGKNEPELLVAHAYTRYLGDLSGGQVLKKIAQKALQLPSTGEGLAFFTFDGVSNATKFKQLYRSRMNALEMDLATKKRVTEEAKKAFLLNIRVFEALQELVSKGQENGHPVQPQAELLRTRNVNKSHQHGAAAGKGSERTKLRSADTTGTPSLLRWVVALSCLAMTVAVGLFAM, encoded by the exons ATGGAAACTTCCCAGTCACACAACTCCGAGAG GATGTCCACAGACCTGTCAGAACTGCTGAAGGAAGCTACCAAGGAGGTGCACGAGCAGGCAGAGAACACACCGTTCATGAGGAACTTCCAGAAGGGGCAGGTGTCACTCCAGGAGTTTAAG cTGGTTACAGCATCCCTGTACTTCATCTACTCTGCTCTGGAGGAAGAGATTGAACGTAACAAGAACAATCCCGTTTATGCCCCTCTGTATTTTCCGGCCGAGCTGCACCGCAAAGCTGCCCTGGAGGAAGACTTGAAGTATTTCTACGGCCGAAACTGGAGGGAAGAGATCCCCTGTCCTGAGGCTACTCAGAAATACGTCGAGAGGCTCCACTACATAGGCAAGAACGAGCCAGAGCTCCTGGTGGCCCATGCCTACACTCGCTACTTGGGAGACCTGTCAGGGGGGCAGGTGCTGAAGAAAATTGCCCAGAAGGctctccagctgcccagcactggggaaGGGCTGGCTTTCTTCACCTTTGATGGGGTCTCCAATGCCACCAAGTTCAAGCAGCTCTATCGCTCCCGCATGAATGCTCTCGAGATGGACCTTGCCACGAAGAAAAGAGTCACGGAGGAGGCCAAGAAAGCATTCCTGTTAAATATACGG GTGTTcgaggcactgcaggagctggtgtcCAAGGGCCAGGAGAATGGTCaccctgtgcagccacaggcagagctgcttcGCACGAGGAATGTCAACAAATCACACCAGCACG gtgcagcagctgggaagggaagcgAGAGGACAAAGCTGAGGAGCGCAGACACGACCGGCACGCCCTCCCTGCTGCGGTGGGTCGTGGCGCTCAGCTGCCTCGCCATGACGGTCGCCGTGGGCTTGTTTGCCATGTGA
- the HMOX1 gene encoding heme oxygenase 1 isoform X1 — protein sequence MESVSLPCSGHCLESWCSLGLIHISQERSAPFSATPGSPFCPREQRSVLSEETALIPVSLFFPRMSTDLSELLKEATKEVHEQAENTPFMRNFQKGQVSLQEFKLVTASLYFIYSALEEEIERNKNNPVYAPLYFPAELHRKAALEEDLKYFYGRNWREEIPCPEATQKYVERLHYIGKNEPELLVAHAYTRYLGDLSGGQVLKKIAQKALQLPSTGEGLAFFTFDGVSNATKFKQLYRSRMNALEMDLATKKRVTEEAKKAFLLNIRVFEALQELVSKGQENGHPVQPQAELLRTRNVNKSHQHGAAAGKGSERTKLRSADTTGTPSLLRWVVALSCLAMTVAVGLFAM from the exons ATGGAGTCTGTCAGTCTTCCTTGCTCGGGACACTGTTTGGAAAGCTGGTGCTCTCTGGGTCTCATCCACATCTCTCAGGAACGCTCTGCTCCTTTTTCTGCCACCCCAGGCTCCCCCTTTTGTCCTAGAGAGCAAAGATCTGTTTTGTCAGAGGAGACAGCACTAATACCTGTTTCACTGTTCTTCCCCAGGATGTCCACAGACCTGTCAGAACTGCTGAAGGAAGCTACCAAGGAGGTGCACGAGCAGGCAGAGAACACACCGTTCATGAGGAACTTCCAGAAGGGGCAGGTGTCACTCCAGGAGTTTAAG cTGGTTACAGCATCCCTGTACTTCATCTACTCTGCTCTGGAGGAAGAGATTGAACGTAACAAGAACAATCCCGTTTATGCCCCTCTGTATTTTCCGGCCGAGCTGCACCGCAAAGCTGCCCTGGAGGAAGACTTGAAGTATTTCTACGGCCGAAACTGGAGGGAAGAGATCCCCTGTCCTGAGGCTACTCAGAAATACGTCGAGAGGCTCCACTACATAGGCAAGAACGAGCCAGAGCTCCTGGTGGCCCATGCCTACACTCGCTACTTGGGAGACCTGTCAGGGGGGCAGGTGCTGAAGAAAATTGCCCAGAAGGctctccagctgcccagcactggggaaGGGCTGGCTTTCTTCACCTTTGATGGGGTCTCCAATGCCACCAAGTTCAAGCAGCTCTATCGCTCCCGCATGAATGCTCTCGAGATGGACCTTGCCACGAAGAAAAGAGTCACGGAGGAGGCCAAGAAAGCATTCCTGTTAAATATACGG GTGTTcgaggcactgcaggagctggtgtcCAAGGGCCAGGAGAATGGTCaccctgtgcagccacaggcagagctgcttcGCACGAGGAATGTCAACAAATCACACCAGCACG gtgcagcagctgggaagggaagcgAGAGGACAAAGCTGAGGAGCGCAGACACGACCGGCACGCCCTCCCTGCTGCGGTGGGTCGTGGCGCTCAGCTGCCTCGCCATGACGGTCGCCGTGGGCTTGTTTGCCATGTGA